CAGCCTTTCCTACTGGAATCTTCCATGCTGTGACTCACCGCAGCCCATGCCCTCAGCAGCTCTTCACTGCTCTCCCACCGCCCTTACCGAGACTGGAGGGATTTACCCTCCAAACCCTGCCCCTTTGCCTTTCAGGGCTACTTGTAACAGAAGGACCAGGCTTCGGCTTTACAAGGTTGAGACTGGGGATGGGAAGGAATTGGAGGTCACGTGTTGTTTTCTTGGTCTCAAATTAGCAACACGTTCAATGACCCAGCCAAGGAGATGAAAACAAATCAGCTTTCTCCCTGGTATCAACCAAGGCTCTAAGCAGAGAGTCCTGAGAACTCCCAGATGTTAGTATCAGTTCAGCCCCAATTCTCCCACCCTGATGGATCTCCTCCTAAGAAGGCACAGAGGTAGGAAATAACCTCCAGCATGTTCAGGAAATACGCAGATGACCAGCAGGAAAAACCACCAAGAAATGACGCTGGTGAGACGGGCCAGGTCCTGGAAAGCTGTGAATGCCGTGATGTGGGCCCTTGAAAGACAACAAGCATGATTGGACTTACATTTCAGAAAAAGCCGAGGCAGCTAGAGGGAGACAAGATGGAGCATGAATCTGGAGGCTAAGTGACAAAGATAAGAAATTTTTGTAATAATCTTAGAAGAGCTGGTGGGGCCTCAAGTAGATCCAAGGCACTGGGCGTAGAGATTCAGGGACAAACATGAGGGATATTTAGAAAAGCAGATAATcaggaggaaggggtgggagCAGGAGGTTGGGGGAGGGCAGTGTGACTCCCTGCCTGCTGGCTGGGGGTTCAGCACCTTCGGCAGTACCTCCATGGAGATAAAGAACAAGAACACGGGGTGGGGGCGTGGTTTCATGATGAATCCAAACAACTTCGTGCTGTACCCCCCCTCCACCCTCTCTTCTACCTCTGAAGTGTCCTTACtgggttttgtttggttggtttgggTTTTTCCTTTGAAGGTCCAGAAATGCCCATGGTGTGTGTGACAGACTTTGAGGCGCAAGCACGGGAACTTCTCTCTAAGTCAACTTGGGATTATATTGAAGGAGGAGCCGAGGAAGGCATCACGCGGGATGACAACATCGCAGCGTTTAAAAAGTTTGGTCTTCTATATCCTTTCCATTGTTAAGCTCAGGTGCACTGATGGCGAGCTCCTTGGAAGGCAGCAGTTCTGGTTTCTGCCTGCAGAGCCATGGAGGACTCGCGATTCGATCATGGTTTTCGTTTGGGGTCTGTGGGTCTCTTGTGGGGAGGGGCCGGTAGCTGGGGAGAGGAAGGCTGGAGAGAGAATTTATCTTCGTGCCTCTGCAGAACTGACATAAGTGAGTCACCCTCCCTCTGCATTCCAGCAACTTGGCCGCTTGACAAGATAGGACAAGAATCCCAAGGTCCCCAGTCACCCGGGCAGGGAGGATAAGCCCGCTGGGTAAACCTAAATTTGCTGAGTTCCTAAACTTCTGACCTGGAGGAGAGAATGTGTGAAAGGAGAGAGGACTCGGGGGGATGGAAGGAAGTATGCACACCCAGGGAGTCTTAGGGATGAGAGAATATTGATTCAAGGAGTAGAGCACAGATCCGCAAACAGTGGCCTGCGGGGCCAGGTTGGGCCCGCTGCCTAGTTTTACATGGTCCACAAGCTAAGgatgctgtttttcttcttcttcatttttaaccattggaaaaaaatcaaaaaaagaatttgtaacacgcaaaaattatatgaaactCAAATTTTGGTATCCTTAGAGTTTTATTAGAAGACCGTTATGCCATCCTTTCCATActatctgtggctgcttttacattacaacagcagagctgaggaaTTATGACAAAGACTGTatggcctaaaatatttaccatctggcccttcacagaaaatgtttgctgacccctgtgaTAGAGAGGtcaggaaaaaactgaaaaatgggacgcaaattttttcctatttgtttagcTCTATACTAGGCATTTTAATTGCTTTATCTCAATCTGTCATCACTAGACTGTTAGGAAGTTTGGATTATTACTCGCATTTCACAGGGGAACTGTGACTGAGTCACTGACGCTATCTTAGCCATTTGGCACAGTCAGTATTTCCGGGCATAATATTTTGTGAAAGACAAGCATTTTTGAACCATGAGgctttatatatttgtgaatttccctcctttctcctaaAACAGTATTTAAGTCAGATCTTCAAATGAATTTGCCTCTAGCAAAAAACGCCGTAATCATTCCTTGGGCTTTGTCCCCTTTCGTTGACCTTTTCTTACCTTAGACTTGCTCTGCCCTAAGAGGGAGAGCCTGGACCATCCTGCTACCtgttctttccctctctggtcCTTGTTCTGATGAGTCCATCAGAGCACCCACGAGCATGCTGAGAGTCTGGTCAGGGTGGCACAGGCCTCTgagggagcagggcagggccTAGTGGGGACCACACGTGCATGGGGAGTTCAGACAAGGCAGAGGTCAAGTGGGATAGGAGCTGGGAGAGGCTCCTGGACGGGTGGAGCCTCTGACTAGTTGGTCTCTGGTGCCTGTTCAGCTGCCAGCCAGTTGACCCCGCCAGAGGCTTCTCGGGAGGCAGTCTGGTCTAGACTGGGGgtgccccaccaccaccaggcaGCACCTCCGTGCTGATGAGGAATCCCACCAACAGGAAATCTCTTTGTTGTCAGCACAGAATCCGCCTCCGTCCCCGGTACCTGAAAGATGTGTCGCACGTGGACACCCGGACCACAATCCAAGGAGCGGAGATCAGTGCCCCCATTTGCATCGCTCCTACCGGCTTCCACTGCCTCGCCTGGCCTGATGGAGAGATGAGCACAGCCAGAGGTGGGAACCAAGCCCACCGGCAGCTCCCTTTCCCAGGGCCCTAACGTGTGCAGGACTCTTCCCGCAGGAGCGGGATGCGCCAGGACGTCCCTGTAGAAGGGGCTTGGGGACAGCAGTCTGGTAGGAATTGAGGAGCGTGGGAACAGGAGTGCTTAGCGCTGTGCTTGCAGAACATTTCACCTAAGAATGAGAAAACACCCATTTTCTATCACAAAGATGGTTAGGGAAGGAGAGGAACTACTGATGAACGGGAGAACGCAAAATTCCCACCACGCCGTCCCACAGAAGAGGGGCACTCACCCCTCCGACTCACACTATCTGTGGGGGAAGGGATGCTCCATGTGACCCCAGGAGTATGTCTCTCTTTGACCCCTCATGGAGCCAAATGGTGAGTCTCTGAATTTAGGGTGAGAAGAGAGTCAAGCCATGAGGCCCTAGCACAAGGCGCTGCCCGGTGCTCTTGTCCAAATGTTCCGTCTTCCTTCTCCCCGATTGACTTCGTCATCTTACTTGACAATCAGTTTCTAATTAGGTTATGCCTCCTTCCTAGTGGTCCCTCGTTCTCTACCCCTACCCGACCCACCCCGCCAAAAAAGaacagggagaagagaaagggggagaagggagggctaAAAATATTCTTGGGACTCCTTTGTAATCTCCACCCTCGGCCTCACCTGTATTCTGCAAGTTGCCCACTGCTTCCTGGGGGTCTTTTCCTTTGACTCAGCGAAAGAGGAAGCAGCGAACCTCAGGATTCTAGAGCTAAAAGTGATATCCATTTGGGTTAGAGACCCAGGCTGGCGAGGTTGAAATACGAATATCCTGTATGATTGTGACTACTCTACTACATCTTCATGGTTGACTGTGTTGTGTTGTTTTGGGCAACAGCATAAGGTTTATCTCCTGCTGACATTAGgcattaaaaatactaatttttgaGTAGGCCAAATTCTCTGCCCATGGGTTACAGAATGACAGTGACATTGGGCTGTGGGAGGATCCCACTGCAAATGATTAAAGTAGGAAATAAGAACTAAGCAGTGCAGCAGCAGGGacatcatcgtcaccatcatcttCGTCCATCTCATTGTCACTCGCATTGGGACAGTACACcacttcataattttaaaacatgctttgaTAGCTAGTATCTTATTGAATCTTCCAGCAACCCTGTAAGAGAGGTATTACTGTTTtccccagtttacagataaggacaatGAAATTCAcggccacacagctaggaagtggtggaGCTAGCGTTCTAACTTCAGACATCATGCTTTTTCCCCTACAAAGCTCAGGCTTCTCCCCTGGAATCACATTCGCTCATTCTTTGCCCTCTTTACTTCCCTCTTGCTTCCTTCACGAGTTCACAAGAAGCCCATTTTCCTATCCGAAAACTTCAACGTGCCCAACACAGGTTGGGGGGCTCCATAACATCATAGCTGGAAATAGTTTAATATGCAGCATAGGGTTTAGAAGACGGGTTTGACAGAGGGGGCCCTGATGGCTTTAGGCCTCCCAGTCGGATCAAACACCtctatccccaccccaccccgaaaCAGAGGAAGCCAGCCTTCATCCTGACTCACAGGGCAAGTTGGCCAGAGGCCATGCAGACTCCCCAAATGCCTCTGCCCTCCAACCTGAGCTGTGTCATTTGCTTTGCAGCTGCCCAAGCAGCGGGCATCTGCTACATCACCAGCACATATGCCAGCTGTACCCTAGAGGACGTTGTCGCTACTGCCCCCAGAGGCCTCCGGTGGTTCCAGCTCTATGTGCAGCTAGATCGGCAGCTGAACAAGCAACTGATCCAGAAGGTAGAATCCTTGGGGTTCAAAGCTCTGGTAGTCACTGTGGATGTGCCCAAACTCGGCAACAGGCGACATGACATTCGAAACCAACTGGACTTGAAGACGAACTTACTGCTAAAGGATCTTCGATCACCGAAGGAGGTAGGAAAGAGATAAGGTCCCGTGGGCAGGCATCTCAGAAGGTAAATTTCCTGCCCTCATTCCTCCTGTCATTCTTTCCACAAGAATTcgctgtgccagacactggggtTACAGCAGTTCAGAACTCAGGCCTGGTTCCTGCTCCCCAGAGCTTCCAGACAAAGAGACTATAAGACAAAATGTTCTCGCCCCTGGAGCCACCCAACCTGTCACCAGAAGTGTTCTGGCCAGGGAGGAGCGCTGAGAAATAGGGAAGTGATAGAAAGGATTTTGACATGGATAAGGAGAAAACTAAGTTTTTCCAACATTTTGTACTTTATGGCACACTTAGAAAATGGTAATTATGGATGGCACACTTAGATAAATTGACCCTCTGAAGAGGACATGCCCGGCCAAGGCGACCAGTACAGGCCCCACCCTGCTACCTCGAGAACTTGGGTCAGTATCTCTGCATACCTAGAACTTATGCCCGGAACACCAGGGTGCTACAACATGCCTGTTTGGCATCTCTGACTAGGGGACTGCCACGGGCACTTGGTCCATTAAAACCCTGCAGTCAGATGGGCTGGAGTGTCCCAGGGAGAGAAAGTCACGGTAGAGTTGGAATCCTCTGGCTGCAGTAGAGACAGTGATAACAGCCTTTGTGACTCAGCCGTTCTACTCATTAATTGCTGAACTCATACACAGATTGGCCTTGAGGGCTCAGAAATCCTTATCTCAGATTCCAGGGACACACTGGGATTTATGGATATTTGATGTACAAGGTGAGCCAAGGGTAAATAGTGGATAATACCTGGTTTAGGCTCCTTTAAGGATTGCTTAGTTCTTATTGCCTTGTGCACATTTCAACCATAACACATCACACTGGCCTGTAAAGGCCTTCGTGTATCCATCACTTACTAAACTCTGAGGTCGTTTAAAGTAGGGACTGTGTCTTACTTGTCTTTGTCTCCCCAGATCCTGGCATCATAATTGAGCAGGGCCACTGTTAATGGTTAATGAAGAAGCAATTGAGGGAGAAATTCCTTTTGTTAAGGGAAGGAGCTAGAAGTAGTGTTGATATTTGTTGCTCCACTTTTCAAGCTTATACTCGTACGTGCTGCTTTTCACGTATCATTCGGGGGCTCTGTAAATGTGTCTCACCTGTGCAGTGGAC
This DNA window, taken from Rhinolophus ferrumequinum isolate MPI-CBG mRhiFer1 chromosome 22, mRhiFer1_v1.p, whole genome shotgun sequence, encodes the following:
- the HAO2 gene encoding 2-Hydroxyacid oxidase 2 isoform X2, with the translated sequence MPMVCVTDFEAQARELLSKSTWDYIEGGAEEGITRDDNIAAFKKIRLRPRYLKDVSHVDTRTTIQGAEISAPICIAPTGFHCLAWPDGEMSTARAAQAAGICYITSTYASCTLEDVVATAPRGLRWFQLYVQLDRQLNKQLIQKVESLGFKALVVTVDVPKLGNRRHDIRNQLDLKTNLLLKDLRSPKERSSAPYLQMSPIDSSLCWDDLSWLQSVTQLPIILKGILTKEDAELAVKHKVHGIIVSNHGGRQLDGVAASIDALTEVVAAVKGKIEVYMDGGIRTGSDVLKALALGAKCVFLGRPVLWGLACKGERGVEEVLNILKDEFHTSMALTGCRSVAEINRDLVQFSRL